In the Brettanomyces nanus chromosome 1, complete sequence genome, AACGCATCTCATAATATGCGATAGTAATGACAAACAAAACTTAACACAATCTTGGAGTTGATAAAACTTTTAATAGTGTTCCTTTGGAAGTCGGCGTTATTGAAGATTCCGGTATCGATGGAGCTGGTGTAGCTGAGGCCAAagacgacgatgaagaaattgaagtcATCGTTATAGATAAtgtatccttcaaagatgtACTAGATGAATGAGCGGTCCTCACGGGCTTATAATGTCCCTTTGTGTAAAATACCTCGACCTGCTTTAAATAAGGAATGGCATATAAACAACGATAATTCATCAGAAAGTCGTAGATCAAATTCAGAGCCACATTTTTGAAAGTCAGATGCTGATGCCTCTTAGAATCATGATGAACTAATCCGCAGTCGTAGCAAACACACTCTCCGGCATTAATGATACTAAAATACTTAGCACCCAACCTGTTAATCTCCTTGAATGTAACCTTCTCGTAAATGTTTTCGTATTTCTCAATTCGACTAAGAAAATCAATGATGGCCTGATCTTTTGGAACACCCTTGTAGTCAGCATTGTTGGCCTTTTGATCTATGTTGTATCTACGAAGGGATTTGTTGGTACATTTGACTTCAAGTATCAAGGTGTGTATTTCAACATGAGACTCTCGGGACACTTTAGTAACCTGCTTGAAAATAGAGTCCCGACGAGCCTTGGTAGTATTAGTAGCATCCAATATACCAACATCCACGGTATCATTGACCAAGCTATCAGTCAATCGTTTCAAAGACTCAAAGGCATACTGCTCACGCACTTGCTGAGTATGATTATCACTCAAGTCgaacttcatcttcttcctcaaccCTATTTCGTGCTTACGTCTAACATCACCCGCATTAAATGATTTCATTCTGACACCAGGGTTATTTTCTGTAGCTGTATTGATATTAGTGAAGTTGATAAGCTGTCTAACCACAGTGGATTTACCACAAGCAGGAAGGCCAATCAAGCATATGAACCATTTCTCATGATAATCATACCTTGTAGCATCGTATCGAGACTCACTTTCATTATTGGTAGAAAAACCACATAGTAATTCGTCTATGCTGctacttctttctgtgTCTGTAGTGTCAGTACAATCTGAGGTCCCACGACCAGAATATTCACCACACATACTATCTCTGTCAGAGTCATAgccatcttcttcattgatttgattcttGCCGTTATCGACATTTTGACTGTCgtcctcttcctcatcatcttcatcgtcatcatcaataatatcGGCACCTAAAAGCTCAAGATCGTCAATATTCAACAAATCGCCCACCTCCGTTTGAATCAAAAGAGGAGAGTAATCTGGCGTTGTAGTCAAAGATGACAGCATCGAATTCAGCGAAGTACTGGACTGAGTCCTTGAAGAACTGCCGCCCAGATTGGAAACACTGTCAACACTTGCACATCTGGACACTGATGAAAGTTGCGAAAGACGCGTATTTGACATCCCATGTCTGTGAATAGTCATGCCAAAAGAAGGGAAGTATATATGTATAAGATATGGATGGATAAGAGTTGTAGCTGGCAATAATAAGGCTTTTGCTTTTGTTTTTGCTCTGGTTCTGGTTCTAGTCCTGGTTCTGGTTCTAGTCCTGGTTCTGGTTCTAGTTCTGGTTCTGGTTCTCGCTCCGATAGTTATTATTTCTCAATATCCTTAGAGCACTTATCTATAGATGTGATATCAAAAAGAACGGATTaatcaaaaaaaagtgaGTCAAGATCGCAGATCTAATTTCAAATAAACGTTTTTAAAGAAACACATTCATTATATATTCAGCCTTGAAAAAATGGGTAAAAACGTAACAACTTTACGGAACGGAGATGTTTCATTAACGTAataggagaaaaaaaagaaagaatggttATAACTACTCGGAAAATAATCCGGCTCCACTTACAGACTgagaggagaaagaggaggagaaagcagaaaaatAGGCAATCTAGATTCGGTCTCTTTTTGACATGACGGAAGGAACGGAAGGCATCTACTAGAGGAGAAGCAGGAGGCGACAAAAGAAATCTTAGGCTGCATTTATTAATTTAGAGAGTACCTTAGCTAAGCCGAGACGGATACCGGCTGTTAGATCCGAAGTCTTGGTTCTCTTACCATATCTAGGATCAATGTAAAACTTGTGATGTCCGATCCAACCGTTGATCGAGGATCATTATCAAattaatttctttttcctcgAGCTTTCGCACTCCGAATTTCTAAAGTTTTTTGTTGGCGGCAAACTCGGTCAGGTGTTCTGGCAAATGAGAGGGAGGGGGGAAAAAAGAGGGAGGGAGGGGGAAAATAAAGAGGGAGCCGTGAAGGCCATGGAGGGGCCATGGAGGGGCCATAGAGGAGTTTAGATGAAGCGGCAAAATGTTGCAAGTTGCCGTCGATAATTTATCCGATACAAATTCAGTTTAGCAGTTTTATTCTGGTTCTTGCATTTCCTTCTTAACCATAAAGAACATCCCCAATTGTAATTCTCTAACTAGTTTTGCTGATTCCTTATCGGTGCCTGGTATTGAATACGAACGGGCCTGGATCCGGCCTAGAAACTTGATCATACACTTAAAATCTCTTAACTTAATGGGAAGGAACAACACGGACACCTTGTTCACTGTCAAATTTGCAATCTGGCGATCAAATAACCGAACCCCTTCATATTTTAATCGACCACATGATGATTGATATCTGATAGTCTCCGTTTCCCCGTGCTCGCCAATTCTTATTGCTATTGTTTCCCTTTTGAGCCGTTTGCCTGTTCCTATTGATAACTGCACTGCAGGTGAATATTTGTACTCGTAGTAAATCAGAAGTCCGTAGACATCGCTATCAACAAGGCATGAGACCGGTACTTTGCTAAAATGACTGCATACAAAATATACAAACACTTTCGTTAGTCTGTCAGGGAAACCCTTGGCAGTGACGATCAACTTCCTTTGGCCTCGTAAAGCCTGACATAGACTTCTGAAAATGGAATCCTTTTCCACCACGATGATCTCATCAAAGAGAGCTTCTTGGGAAAACTTAAAATCTTGACTTTTCGAGTTTAACGAGATCAATGGAATAAGTGTCGCTCCATCGATTTCGCTGATGTTGATATTCTTGTGGCCTTGGTATTGGAATTGTAGATTGCCGAAAACCAATCCTTTCTGTGAAGCCATTATTCCCAAAGATTCAATATTAACACCCAAACAACCGACAATATTGCCAACATATTCGTCAACAATTCTCTGGTTCTGAAATAGAGCTACATCTGAATAGTATATTTGCCTTTTTGTAGTAATACTTGTTTTTGAACAGAGGTTATCAACAAGTATTCTCATAACTTTGATGTATCTGGCGAACCGTAGGGCCTCTTTATCGTCAAACGAAGGAAACGTGACCGACATTTCACGTGATTTTAGGTACCTGCTTTTGAATATTCCATCTGTTCCCCTTTTACGTGAGTCCAGATTGATTTTAAGAACTAGTGTAACTGGATCCCCTTGCTTGAATCCATTTTCTACTAGTTGTAGACAATTATAGATACGCTGTTTTAAGGAATCTCGAGACTGACTACTAAACGGTTAGTAAAGGTGAATACAAGATTCATTGTAAGGTGTGTTTCCTACTCCTCCTTGATTAGACTCTGAGACAAAGTAATTGTTCTCATTATAAAAAGAGAGAGTTTAGTGAAAAGGGGGGAAAAGCAATCCTTGAAAATCCCTCAAAAAATCTAGAAAGGCTTGAATAAGGATCGAAGACGGGCCAAGAGACGGGCCAAGAGACGCGCCAAGAGACGCGCCAAGAGATGACATTGCTTATCGGATAATATTCAAGGCCTTTTGCTACTCCACCACCACTCATAAAAACAGACTATAAAGATTCTGTAGCAGCTCGGCTTTAACTGAATATATCTCCCTCGGTAATGATTCTGATTCTGATTTGCGCCCCCgtaaaaaaaatatcagTGACACAGAGAAATAGTTGATGACTTGGTTTATCTCGTTCACCACAGCCTTCTTGCTTATCATAAGTATCAagctttttttcttctcgtgATCAGTAAAAGTGTGTCCTGTTGTTTTTCTTAGATACTCATATTATTAAATGGCTCTCACACTTATCAAACGTCAAGGCTGGTACCAAAACTCTGGAAATAATGCTAGGTACGCCTTTCTTGCATTCTTGATTGCCGTCGTGGTTATCATATTTACGATGACTTGCTTCGTAAATCTGCGTCGTATACGGGCTGGAAGGCGGCCGTTTGTTTCTAGATATTTGGCTCCTCCTTCGTATTATCAATCAGAGAGACAGTATGAGACAGCTCCACCACCACTCCCCACATATACAGCAGAAGCCAATCCTCAACAAGATGTCGGATATTATGACCAAAATGGCAAATTCGTACCTGCCAAAATGGAGGATACAGAgtttcctcctcctccagGAGCCACTCCTTCAGGTGACCATACTTATGCCAATGCTACGCCCATAGTTGTGTCACCTCCTACTGATTCTGGTATACAGCCGGCTTATTTGGCTCAAGAAACAACATCTCCAGCAACGAGCACACCAGGTAGCAACTCTGCGTACTATTCGCCAAGACAAGGAAGTAGCTCGCCACAATCAAATGCTGCAAACAGTCCTTCGGGTTATGCGCCTCCTCCAGGCCCTCCACCTACTCACTCAAAGGGTAACTAATGTTACTACTACtaatataatataatattCTTGTTCGCAACgctgcatcttcctctttttgattACTTTATTGTTACATTTTCTATGTTTCCTAATGTCATATCTTATCTGTATTAAAAATAGGTCAAACGAGTTTTTTATACGTTCTGTTCGCTCCACAGCCGTACATTTCTACTCGTATATAACCGTATTGCGTGGGTAACTGAAATGTTTTCCAGGCAGCTGGTTCAATACTAGTAACAAGTTCATGTTGAACCAAGAACAATGGACAATACTTATGAAGGAAAGCTGATGATCGTGGCACTTGTCTTGATACTTTGTGCAATTGCCCTATTCTACATATACAAGGTTACTGTCAGACGACGGTTGAGATCTCTACAATCAACAACTGCTTTCTCAAATCGTGTTCCATCCATCGAATTGAACAACTATTCTTACCGGGAACCTGAATCAGGaccattctcttcatccacgAATCAAATTACAAGCTTGCCACTATATACAGAAACACCTGATCCCATCCAGGATGCTGGATACTACAAGCAGGACGGAACATTTGTTTCGTCACAAGATATCAACAAGAATCAGGGTAAGGAGCAATCATCTGTTACTGTTTCATATACAGAGCAGTCTCAACAGCTATCAGAACCACCACCATTTGAGCCTCCTGCTTATAATCAAGCTGATTATCACCCCCCTAGGACACCTCCACCATCATTCCATTTTAGATTTTAGCTAAATAGATCGCGATAAATAATcctaataataataatcaACATAACACAAAAGGAGAAAACTTCCAAGCTTATTCCTTCAACCAGCATCACACGGAACACACATTTGTTGATTAAAATGGCCACCGGATCGAAAAAGACAGTTATAAAaccaaagaaggtgattCCAAATAAGCAGAAGACGAGGAAAAAGGTGGCTTTATCAAAGGCCAAatcgtcttcatctttaagGAGTCTTAACCAGAAGAAACGAAAAGTGTTCAAGCccattctttcaaatccatATACTAGACGTAACGAATGGCCTCATATAGAACCGAAAATAATGCGGAGCATTCTTGATTTACTAGTGGATCGAGTCCTTTCAGATACAGGTAAATACAACCAACTTTccaaagaggagaaaaaacTTGATCTAACTGTTGTaccagaagaagcagactACATTAGTTACGGATTCAACAGCACAATGAAACTGTTAgagaatcaaatcaaacaGAGAAGACAGGGGAAGTTGAACTTGAGTAATCCAGATACGGTCAGCTACGTGTTTGTTTGCAAGCTTGACATGACAAGCAATCTACTATACCTGCACTTCCCTATAATGAGCAGCATAGCCAAAGTGAAGTTAATCCAACTTCCTAAAGGTTCAAATCTCAAACTAAAGAATGCCTTGGGAATCAAACAAACTGTTGAGATACTagtgttgaagaaaggcTTAGTAGATAAATATCCAATCTTGTCTCGATTGGTCGAGGATAATGTGAGTGATGTAAATGTCGGCTTTCTTGATAACGATACTCTCGGACTTGATGTCAGGTTTCTTCTAGTAGACCAACCTGTggggaagaaaagaaagaagaagaatgaataAGTAAATAATATGATTAATTAGAGCAAAATAGACTAGCGATGACTGAGCTTTCGAACCACCATTGGAACGAATTTGAGAGCATCTGCACCTAGATTCAGATCCATGGTACGTTTATAGCTTCTACCCATAACACTGAGAAGCCTGGACAGGTCCTTATTTGTGGATAAGTTTGGTGGTGAGTTTCCACACACAGCGATCTTTGGCGTCTGATTATATTCAGAGACATAAGCCTGTGCAGTTTTCTCGAGCATTTTCATACGATGAACAGCATCGGGGTTAGAACTTGCCTTCTCGTTTAgctttgaagttgtttcAGGAGCACCGTCAATACTGTAGACGTACTGATTACGCAACCTATTGAAATAGAGTAGAGCACTGGCTCTGGTCAATCCAACGTAGACCACTCTCCTGCGTCTATAATCagagagattgaaattGTTTGGAGATAAAATGAACACTATCGGGAACTCTAGACCCTTAGCAGTGTGTATGGTGGAGAAATTCACCTCATTCTCGTTGTATAACTTGGCAAAGTTAGATTTCGGGTCGAGAAGAACATGACTATTGTAGTTGCTGAGgtagaactgaagaagagattcatCTGCGGGCCTTAAAGAGGCATTCTGCCTTAATGATTTGTGTATTGAACGAAGACAACTCTCATACTCTTCCAGTTGCTGCTCAGTAAGCTTTGAAGTTATAAGTTTTTGTTTCAAACCAAACTTCTCTCCCATTATGAGAAGCGTCTGCATAATAGCATTCGCGTTATTAGGATCCAAGGTAGAGCGAACATGATCGAGGAAATTGACAAACGTCGAGATGGATTTAGGTAACTTCGCGTCCTGCATCAGCTTCTCGTCATTTAGGTAGTCCCAGACATACATCTTATTCGACAATGCATTGATGTAGATTGTGTTTACAGTGGCCAAACCAACTCGTTCAAGTAAGTTCAGAGATGATAGTAAAGAGAAATTCTGCCTTGGATCAATAAGGATTTTCATGTACTGAATTAAGATCGAAAGCTGCGTTCTGAGCCACCTTGGAGTACTGTTGAGTCGATTTATACCCAAATCGGCTTCATTTGagtttttcttcctctcaTTGAAATACCGATAGGCagtatcaacttcttgattgGTGTAAGATAACACAGCGATGTCAGAGTATTTGATCTTACCTCCAGAACACTTAATAAGTCTTTGAATTTCATTGAAAATGAACTTCAGCTCGTCATCCATAGAGTCAAACGACATTCTGACCGGAGGGAAATTGGCAGAGTTCTTAACGCATTCATCCAAATTCATTTGACGTTGACCTAAAATCTTACTGAATAATTGCAGTAATTCCGGAGTGGATCTAAATGCCTGACTCAATGTTATAAGCTTCTTGGACTCTTTATTGTAATTTGCAGCCACTCTTTTCCAGTTCTTTTCGGGCGTAGCACCCATAAATCCGtaaattgattgatttggatCGCCAGAGATTGTGAGATGCTTGTTTCTACTTAGTTCCAAAATTATATCTGCCAAAAGAGGATAAACATCCTGGAATTCGTCCACAATGACCACCTTATAAGCATTGACAAACTCTGGAACCGGCCCAGATTTCAAAATATCATTACATTCAAAGAGCATATCCTCATAAGTAAACATATTATGAGAGCCAACAAGACTGCGGATCTTTAGAAACGTCTCTTTATCGAATCCATACTTAGATTTGATTTCGCTTGTCTCATACTGTTCTAGTTGATCCTCAGTAATGTATCTTGCCTTCCTTATAACCTCCTTCATAGTAGACATATTAGTTGAATGACCCTTACTGGCAGTGTTTGGAACTAGCTCACACAATCTTTtaagatcttcatcttcaagaagttgccAATCTGCGTATCGCTCCTTAATTACTGAGGCAGCAAATGAGTGGAATGTCATGACATGTGCCCTCTCCGCCATTTCCTGCCCCATCAGATTCTGCAGTTTATGCTTGAAGTCATCAACTGCTCGGTTTGTGAGACTGAGAACAAGAATCTCGTTCTCCCGCAGTGATCCACCTTGTTCACTCATTAGCCATGCTATTCGCGAGCAAAGCGTCCTAGTCTTGCCAGATCCTGGGCCAGCGATCACGTTGAGGAGAGTATTAGGTTGAAATTCTGACACCACCACATCTTTCTGTGGAGGAGTGCAAGTGATATCAATCAGCATACCTTAAGACTACAAATGGAGCAGATCTGAGGCAAATCGCGTCTTGCTTTGAAGACGCGTCACTCGActtcttattttcttcAGATGTGCAAGACATAGCAACAATTCATGTCGCACATCAATTATCCCATTTAGGAAACCGAGGAGAGCATTTCGCTGCCAATTTTGAATTTTATTTCAAGGTGAGTTGAGATGTGTTTCGGGAAAAAGACTACTCCTTTagttctctctttcttctttgaatagGATTATCTAGCAATAGCTTGCAAgcatttttatttttcctATTGATCGTTGTACTCTAAAATGTCGtcaacatcttcctctCAATTTCAACAGTTGGAAAAATTAGGTGAAGGTACATATGCGACAGTATATAAGGGCCGTAACAGACAATTGGGCACCCTTGTGGctctcaaagaaatcaacttGGATTCTGAAGAGGGCACACCATCTACAGCAATTAGagagatctctttgatgaagGAATTAAGACATGAGAATATAGTTACATTGTATGATGTGATACACACGGAGAACAAGCTTACATTAGTGTTTGAGTATATGGATGAGGATTTAAAAAAATACATGGATGCATATGGCTATAAGAATGGTGCATTGGACCCTCAGGTAGTTAAATCTTTTATGTTTCAGCTATTGAAAGGTATTGCATTTTGCCATGATAATAGAGTTCTTCATAGAGACTTGAAGCCTCAGAACTTATTGATCAGTCATAAGGGAG is a window encoding:
- a CDS encoding uncharacterized protein (EggNog:ENOG41); this translates as MALTLIKRQGWYQNSGNNARYAFLAFLIAVVVIIFTMTCFVNLRRIRAGRRPFVSRYLAPPSYYQSERQYETAPPPLPTYTAEANPQQDVGYYDQNGKFVPAKMEDTEFPPPPGATPSGDHTYANATPIVVSPPTDSGIQPAYLAQETTSPATSTPGSNSAYYSPRQGSSSPQSNAANSPSGYAPPPGPPPTHSKGN